The nucleotide window CACCGCGCGCTGTTCGTCGGAAGCATTGGCCGGCACCGCCTCCACTTCCGGGTCGCTGCGCGTCGCCACCATCAGCGCGGTGGTCAGCGGGCGCAGCTGCAGCCGCAGGCCGGGGGCGAGATCGTGCCAGCGCGGGGCGTTGGTCAGGTCGAGCGTCAGCATTCTCAATACACCTCGATGTCGTTGATCAGGGTCGCCGTGCACATCCGGCCGACGACGCTGTCGCGCGCCGCCTGCCAGTCGAAGGTCGCCTGCACGCCCTGCGGCCCGGAAATCTCGATGCGCGGGCGCGGCAGGTAGACGGCGTGCACGGTGAAGGTGAAGCTCTCGCCCGAGGGCAGGACGTAGGCGAATTCCATCTCGCAGGCCTCGCCGTTGATCGCCTGCGTCACCAGCGTCTGGTCGGCGAAGCGCACCTCGATCCGGCCGGTCAGCGCCGCGATGGAGGGGTCCGCCCCGTCGATACGGCCGTCGCTGCGGATGGTCTCGATCCGGTCGAGGTTGTTGGCGTAGGTGATCTCGGCCGAGACCACGTTGCCGAGTGCCGAGCCGTTGCGCGTGATCGCCCCGTGGAAATGGCCGAAGCGCTTCACCTCCAACGCGGCAGGAGTCCCGGCGCTCGTGGTCGTGCCCACCGTCTCGTCCTGCGCCACCAGCCGCGCCGTCGCGGTCAGCAGCCCCGAGCGCTGCATCTGCCAGGTGATCTGGTCGAGGACGCAGCCGGAATACATCGCATAGCGCGGCACCTCGGGCATGCCGGTCTCGATCGACATAGAGGGCAGCGTCCAGGACCCCGACTGGAACTCGTGAGTGTACGGCGCCTCCGCGCCCGTGGTCGTGGGCGCGCCGAAAGCCGCCTTCAGCCAGAAGCCAAAGGCCTCGGCGTCGAGCGGCACCACGACATCGCCATCGGCCGTCACCGCGTCCTTGATCGGCGCCAGCGGGTCGCGTCCGTAGCCGAGCAGCTCGGAGTTCAGCAGCGGCTGCTCTGCGCCGAGCGAGGTGCTGGCGAAGGGCATGCGGGTGAAGCCGCTCGCAGGCGGCGTTCCATAGGTCGTCTCGAACGCAAGCGCCATCAGCGCCCGCGCCCCTTGGGCTCGTGCCATGTTCGTCTCCTCGGGTTGTCGGGGTCAGGCCAGCGGGTCGGCCGTGGAATAGTGCAGCACAACCGGGATGATGGCTGCCTTCAGGCTGCCAGCGCCCTCCACCGGCAGGTCCACAGGGCGCGGCGCTTCCGCCTCGACCCAGTCACAGAGCCCACCCAGCGTTCGGTCGGCGGCGAGCGCAGCGCCGATGCTGGCGGTCAGCGTGTCGAAGGCGGCGTCACGGTCGGCGCCCTGAACCACCGCCTCGATCTCGGCGCGGTGCTGATAGTGGTAGCGCAGGGGTGAAAGCGTTACCTCGGGCTCCCCCGGCTCGCCATCGCGCAGGATCAGCAGGCCCTCGGCCGGGACGCGCTCGGGCAGCACGTCGCCGCGCAGGGCGGTGGCGGGCAGCGCCGAGAGCCGCGCGTGCAGCGCGGAGAGGATGGTTTCGCGTGGGGTGGGCATGTGCGACTACTATCTTGGCTCTGTCTGAAGATAGCGATTCCAGTGCTTTGCGAACGAGACGAAACCAACCGAGGGAATTATGCTATGCAGGCAAATCATTCACGTATGTAAGCATTTAGGAGCGACAGATGACCTTCGATCTGGTGCAGATAGAGCAACTTGAGTATGCGAAACTCATCGGAGCATCGCTTCTTACAATCGTTTCTTTGATTGTGATCTTGCTATTCTACCGACGCCTAAATAGGCTAGACCCCGCTCTGTTCTATCGGGCTGCCAAATCTATCAGGGAAATATTGGGTAATGAGAGAACTGAGGAGCGGCGTGATGCTGAGCAGATACTAGGGATTCGAACCTCAGATCCTCTCGGGATTGCAAGCTCTGGCATTACAACGATGCATACGCAAGCTCGTCAGGACATGCGTGCCATGAGAAAGGACATTGTCGAGCGAGTAAGACAGGACTGGAAAGATACTAACCGCACTATCGCATTGGTGTTCGTTTCAGCAACGTTATGTTCCGCTGCCGCTCTTTATGCGGTGCTTCTCTTGACGATGGAGAGTCCTGAACAGCCTGACGGCGTCTTCGCAGAAGTCTACGGATTGGTTGGCATAGCAGTAGCAAACGCAATGCTCCTTGGCGCGCTTTCGGATTTTTTCGAATCGATTGGCTTTGAACTGATTTCTGTCAGCTATGAGAAAGGACTGAACATCGTATCGATTAACGTGTTTCTGGCGAGGCTCTCAGCCAACATCATTAGCATTGCATGCGTCATCAAGTATTTTGACTTTCGCCGTGCAGGCAAAGCATTTATGGAAGAATATCAGGGGATGTGAAGGTATTCGATTAGGCAAGCTGCACACTTGCCGCATTCGTTCGCCAGCGATCAAAGCAATTTGCCGTCCACCCAGTTCGCCACAATCAGTCCTGGTACGCTGTCCAGCGCCCGGTCCGCATCCCGCGCCAGGTCCAACCGCTTCGGCAGCTTCACCTGCGGCACGAGCAGGAAGATCGGCGCGGTGACCTTGCCGCGGCCGGTCTTCGACCGCGACACCACCGCCTGACCCTTCGTGTTCAGCCGCCCCTCCGCCACCAGCAGGCTTGGCCCCGTGCGGCGATAGACGAAACGCAGGCGCAGCCCGCGTCGCCGTTCCCATTCACCGGGGGTGATGCGGCCGCCGCGCAGGGACTTGCCCGCCGCGGGCAGCGGGATCGCCAGCCAGAACCCGTCCTTCGAGCGGATCAGCGGCCCCGTGTCATGCGCGCCGACGATCACCGGAGCCTTCGACCAGACCAGCGCCGCGGCGTTCAGGCTTTCGCCCGCCTTCGGGTAGGTCTGGCTCCGGATCGAGTTCGCGAGCCGTCGCCCGAGCCCGGCGCCTGTGATCTGGCCGCGCCAGGCGGTCTTCAGCCCGGTCCCGGCTTCGCGCATGGCTGCAGTGACGGCCTTCTCGCCGGCCTTCACCTCTGCCGCCATGGCGGCGACGAGGTCCGGCGTGATGTCGAGTTTCAACTTCATGCCGGCCGCAGGTCCACGGTCCAGACGAGCCGCTCCCGGTCGCGGACGGGCTCGCCCTGTATGAGGAAGGCCTCGCCGTCGATCTCGATCCGGTCGCCGGGGCGCGGGCTCGTCACCTCGGCGAGGCGCAGGTCCAGCCGGGTGGTTTCCGACCAGATGCGCGCCTCGCCGAAGCCGGTGACATCGTCCGG belongs to Frigidibacter mobilis and includes:
- a CDS encoding phage tail tube protein; this encodes MARAQGARALMALAFETTYGTPPASGFTRMPFASTSLGAEQPLLNSELLGYGRDPLAPIKDAVTADGDVVVPLDAEAFGFWLKAAFGAPTTTGAEAPYTHEFQSGSWTLPSMSIETGMPEVPRYAMYSGCVLDQITWQMQRSGLLTATARLVAQDETVGTTTSAGTPAALEVKRFGHFHGAITRNGSALGNVVSAEITYANNLDRIETIRSDGRIDGADPSIAALTGRIEVRFADQTLVTQAINGEACEMEFAYVLPSGESFTFTVHAVYLPRPRIEISGPQGVQATFDWQAARDSVVGRMCTATLINDIEVY
- a CDS encoding acyl-CoA transferase gives rise to the protein MPTPRETILSALHARLSALPATALRGDVLPERVPAEGLLILRDGEPGEPEVTLSPLRYHYQHRAEIEAVVQGADRDAAFDTLTASIGAALAADRTLGGLCDWVEAEAPRPVDLPVEGAGSLKAAIIPVVLHYSTADPLA
- a CDS encoding DUF6441 family protein; protein product: MKLKLDITPDLVAAMAAEVKAGEKAVTAAMREAGTGLKTAWRGQITGAGLGRRLANSIRSQTYPKAGESLNAAALVWSKAPVIVGAHDTGPLIRSKDGFWLAIPLPAAGKSLRGGRITPGEWERRRGLRLRFVYRRTGPSLLVAEGRLNTKGQAVVSRSKTGRGKVTAPIFLLVPQVKLPKRLDLARDADRALDSVPGLIVANWVDGKLL
- a CDS encoding head-tail joining protein, which gives rise to MTAFAAAVDALFADAHLARDVIYTAEGGAPVLVRAILRRPDDVTGFGEARIWSETTRLDLRLAEVTSPRPGDRIEIDGEAFLIQGEPVRDRERLVWTVDLRPA